One genomic region from Syngnathus typhle isolate RoL2023-S1 ecotype Sweden linkage group LG17, RoL_Styp_1.0, whole genome shotgun sequence encodes:
- the LOC133170343 gene encoding uncharacterized protein LOC133170343, with product MIKRSISSSGVLTCVFNFSTMWLAMAFATTDVVMETTPNMTVGCRDNVTLTCEANSAKLLNVKDVKLFSWNDPNNISICNTTVNTSMCRYEKDGSSHKLSVTILDIMPIHKGKYLCKLRSKPGTKSSATFITVQGCLGSQNYFVNNSMAKCKFNGVCSEGDVHWFEGDQKLNSSLEKLVDKYGCYDFMSGIEVQSGNHTYYCKLWISDLRRYASIQKVVTDLKNSFESKGEHPWICMLLCILVTLIVKV from the exons ATG ATAAAAAGAAGCATTTCTTCCTCTGGTGTGTTGACGTGTGTGTTCAACTTTTCCACCATGTGGCTTGCTATGGCATTTGCCACTACTG ATGTGGTGATGGAGACGACCCCCAACATGACAGTTGGCTGCAGGGACAACGTAACCCTGACATGCGAGGCCAACTCGGCCAAGCTGTTGAATGTGAAGGATGTGAAATTATTCTCCTGGAATGACCCAAACAATATATCAATTTGTAATACTACGGTCAACACCTCCATGTGTCGGTACGAAAAGGATGGATCCTCCCATAAACTCTCTGTGACAATCTTGGACATCATGCCAATCCACAAAGGAAAGTATCTCTGTAAATTACGTTCGAAACCAGGAACCAAATCCAGTGCTACTTTTATAACCGTACAAG GTTGCCTTGGAAGTCAAAATtactttgttaataactcaatGGCAAAGTGCAAGTTCAACGGAGTTTGCAGCGAAGGTGACGTCCATTGGTTCGAGGGAGATCAGAAATTAAACTCGAGTTTAGAGAAACTTGTTGACAAATATGGGTGCTACGATTTTATGAGCGGAATAGAAGTACAGAGCGGAAATCATACTTATTACTGCAAATTATGGATATCCGATTTGAGACGTTATGCTTCAATTCAAAAGGTGGTTACAGATTTAAAAAATTCATTTGAGAGCAAAGGTGAACATCCGTGGATTTGTATGCTGTTATGCATATTAGTGACATTAATCGTGAAAGTTTGA
- the rasd4 gene encoding rasd family member 4 — protein sequence MSLEEKDKTNVRIVFLGAAGVGKTALIQRFLKDTFEPKHRRTVEELHSKEYEVGGVKVNINIMDTSGSYSFPAMRRLSIQNSDAFALVYAVNDPASLEAVKRLRDEILEVKEDKYMPIVVIGNKIDRQHERQVSSEDVVSTVELDWNNSFVEASAKEDINVRQVFRELLQQANLPSWLSPTLCHRRETFPKGKDKMPKMNKTNSCLLS from the coding sequence ATGTCTCTTGAAGAAAAAGACAAGACCAATGTGCGGATTGTTTTTTTAGGAGCAGCAGGAGTGGGGAAGACAGCCCTCATCCAGCGTTTCTTAAAGGACACTTTTGAACCTAAGCATCGCCGCACCGTCGAGGAGCTCCACAGCAAGGAGTATGAAGTCGGGGGCGTCAAAGTCAATATCAACATCATGGACACCAGCGGCAGCTATTCTTTCCCAGCCATGAGAAGGCTCTCCATCCAGAATAGTGATGCCTTTGCACTGGTCTACGCAGTGAATGACCCGGCATCCCTGGAGGCAGTTAAGCGTCTGCGGGATGAGATCCTGGAGGTCAAGGAGGACAAGTACATGCCTATCGTTGTGATAGGGAACAAGATCGACCGTCAGCACGAGCGTCAGGTGTCGAGCGAGGATGTTGTCTCCACAGTGGAGCTGGACTGGAATAATAGTTTTGTGGAGGCATCTGCCAAAGAGGACATTAACGTGCGACAAGTGTTCCGGGAGCTTTTACAGCAAGCTAATTTGCCAAGCTGGCTCAGCCCGACACTGTGCCACAGGAGGGAAACCTTTCCCAAGGGGAAGGATAAGATGCCGAAAATGAACAAGACCAACAGCTGCCTCCTATCCTAA
- the LOC133170342 gene encoding phosphoribosyl pyrophosphate synthase-associated protein 1 isoform X1, translated as MNVAKSGYRVFSANSSVACTELAKKITERLGVELGKSVVFQESNSETRVDVKESVRGQTIFIIQTIPRDVNTAIMELLVMAYALKTSCAKNIIGVIPYFPYSKQCKMRKRGSIVCKLLASMLAKAGLTHIITMDLHQKEIQGFFSFPVDNLRASPFLIQYIQEEIPDYRNAIIVAKSPAAAKRAQSYAERLRLGLAVIHGEAQCSESDMADGRHSPPCVRNTTGHTGLELPSGKQQAPFPGIELPMMMAKEKPPITVVGDVGGRIAIIVDDIIDDVGDFLAAAEILKERGAYKIYIMATHGLLSADAPRLIEESAIDEVVVTNTVPHEVQKLQCPKIKTVDVSMILAEAIRRIHNGESMAYLFRNIAVDD; from the exons ATGAACGTCGCCAAAAGTGGTTATCGAGTTTTTTCGGCAAATTCCTCCGTAGCATGCACAGAACTGGCGAAGAAGATAACAGA ACGACTGGGAGTTGAGCTGGGAAAGTCGGTTGTCTTTCAAGAGTCTAACAGTG AAACAAGAGTGGATGTAAAAGAATCTGTTCGTGGACAAACAATCTTCATAATCCAGACCATACCACG AGATGTCAACACGGCAATCATGGAGCTGCTGGTTATGGCCTACGCCCTCAAGACCTCTTGTGCAAAAAACATCATCGGGGTTATTCCATACTTCCCCTACAGCAAACAGTGCAAGATGAGGAAGAGGGGCTCCATAGTATGTAAGCTGTTAGCGTCCATGTTGGCAAAAGCAG GTCTTACACACATTATCACAATGGACTTGCATCAAAAAGAGATCCAAGGTTTCTTTTCCTTTCCCGTGGACAATTTGCGGGCTTCCCCATTCTTGATCCAGTATATCCAAGAGGAG aTTCCAGATTACAGGAATGCCATCATTGTGGCCAAATCTCCAGCAGCAGCCAAGAG AGCTCAGTCCTACGCGGAACGCCTGCGTTTGGGTCTGGCCGTGATTCATGGCGAGGCTCAGTGTTCGGAGTCGGACATGGCTGACGGAAGGCATTCGCCGCCATGCGTACGCAACACCACGGGACACACGGGATTAGAGCTGCCTT CAGGCAAACAACAAGCTCCGTTCCCTGGCATAGAGCTTCCAA TGATGATGGCTAAGGAGAAACCTCCCATTACTGTTGTTGGGGACGTGGGGGGAAGAATTGCCATCATTGTG GATGACATCATCGACGACGTAGGAGATTTTTTGGCGGCCGCTGAGATCCTGAAAGAAAGAGGCGCCTACAAAATTTACATCATGGCCACACATGGATTACTCTCTGCCGATGCGCCACGTCTCATAGAAGAGTCGGCTATTGATGAG gTGGTGGTGACCAACACAGTCCCGCATGAAGTGCAGAAGCTTCAGTGTCCCAAAATCAAAACGGTGGACGTCAGTATGATCCTGGCTGAGGCCATCCGTCGTATCCATAACGGCGAGTCCATGGCTTACTTATTCCGCAACATTGCTGTGGACGACTAA
- the LOC133170342 gene encoding phosphoribosyl pyrophosphate synthase-associated protein 1 isoform X3: MNVAKSGYRVFSANSSVACTELAKKITERLGVELGKSVVFQESNSETRVDVKESVRGQTIFIIQTIPRDVNTAIMELLVMAYALKTSCAKNIIGVIPYFPYSKQCKMRKRGSIVCKLLASMLAKAGLTHIITMDLHQKEIQGFFSFPVDNLRASPFLIQYIQEEIPDYRNAIIVAKSPAAAKRAQSYAERLRLGLAVIHGEAQCSESDMADGRHSPPCVRNTTGHTGLELPLMMAKEKPPITVVGDVGGRIAIIVDDIIDDVGDFLAAAEILKERGAYKIYIMATHGLLSADAPRLIEESAIDEVVVTNTVPHEVQKLQCPKIKTVDVSMILAEAIRRIHNGESMAYLFRNIAVDD; encoded by the exons ATGAACGTCGCCAAAAGTGGTTATCGAGTTTTTTCGGCAAATTCCTCCGTAGCATGCACAGAACTGGCGAAGAAGATAACAGA ACGACTGGGAGTTGAGCTGGGAAAGTCGGTTGTCTTTCAAGAGTCTAACAGTG AAACAAGAGTGGATGTAAAAGAATCTGTTCGTGGACAAACAATCTTCATAATCCAGACCATACCACG AGATGTCAACACGGCAATCATGGAGCTGCTGGTTATGGCCTACGCCCTCAAGACCTCTTGTGCAAAAAACATCATCGGGGTTATTCCATACTTCCCCTACAGCAAACAGTGCAAGATGAGGAAGAGGGGCTCCATAGTATGTAAGCTGTTAGCGTCCATGTTGGCAAAAGCAG GTCTTACACACATTATCACAATGGACTTGCATCAAAAAGAGATCCAAGGTTTCTTTTCCTTTCCCGTGGACAATTTGCGGGCTTCCCCATTCTTGATCCAGTATATCCAAGAGGAG aTTCCAGATTACAGGAATGCCATCATTGTGGCCAAATCTCCAGCAGCAGCCAAGAG AGCTCAGTCCTACGCGGAACGCCTGCGTTTGGGTCTGGCCGTGATTCATGGCGAGGCTCAGTGTTCGGAGTCGGACATGGCTGACGGAAGGCATTCGCCGCCATGCGTACGCAACACCACGGGACACACGGGATTAGAGCTGCCTT TGATGATGGCTAAGGAGAAACCTCCCATTACTGTTGTTGGGGACGTGGGGGGAAGAATTGCCATCATTGTG GATGACATCATCGACGACGTAGGAGATTTTTTGGCGGCCGCTGAGATCCTGAAAGAAAGAGGCGCCTACAAAATTTACATCATGGCCACACATGGATTACTCTCTGCCGATGCGCCACGTCTCATAGAAGAGTCGGCTATTGATGAG gTGGTGGTGACCAACACAGTCCCGCATGAAGTGCAGAAGCTTCAGTGTCCCAAAATCAAAACGGTGGACGTCAGTATGATCCTGGCTGAGGCCATCCGTCGTATCCATAACGGCGAGTCCATGGCTTACTTATTCCGCAACATTGCTGTGGACGACTAA
- the LOC133170342 gene encoding phosphoribosyl pyrophosphate synthase-associated protein 1 isoform X2, whose protein sequence is MNVAKSGYRVFSANSSVACTELAKKITERLGVELGKSVVFQESNSETRVDVKESVRGQTIFIIQTIPRDVNTAIMELLVMAYALKTSCAKNIIGVIPYFPYSKQCKMRKRGSIVCKLLASMLAKAGLTHIITMDLHQKEIQGFFSFPVDNLRASPFLIQYIQEEIPDYRNAIIVAKSPAAAKRAQSYAERLRLGLAVIHGEAQCSESDMADGRHSPPCVRNTTGHTGLELPCKQQAPFPGIELPMMMAKEKPPITVVGDVGGRIAIIVDDIIDDVGDFLAAAEILKERGAYKIYIMATHGLLSADAPRLIEESAIDEVVVTNTVPHEVQKLQCPKIKTVDVSMILAEAIRRIHNGESMAYLFRNIAVDD, encoded by the exons ATGAACGTCGCCAAAAGTGGTTATCGAGTTTTTTCGGCAAATTCCTCCGTAGCATGCACAGAACTGGCGAAGAAGATAACAGA ACGACTGGGAGTTGAGCTGGGAAAGTCGGTTGTCTTTCAAGAGTCTAACAGTG AAACAAGAGTGGATGTAAAAGAATCTGTTCGTGGACAAACAATCTTCATAATCCAGACCATACCACG AGATGTCAACACGGCAATCATGGAGCTGCTGGTTATGGCCTACGCCCTCAAGACCTCTTGTGCAAAAAACATCATCGGGGTTATTCCATACTTCCCCTACAGCAAACAGTGCAAGATGAGGAAGAGGGGCTCCATAGTATGTAAGCTGTTAGCGTCCATGTTGGCAAAAGCAG GTCTTACACACATTATCACAATGGACTTGCATCAAAAAGAGATCCAAGGTTTCTTTTCCTTTCCCGTGGACAATTTGCGGGCTTCCCCATTCTTGATCCAGTATATCCAAGAGGAG aTTCCAGATTACAGGAATGCCATCATTGTGGCCAAATCTCCAGCAGCAGCCAAGAG AGCTCAGTCCTACGCGGAACGCCTGCGTTTGGGTCTGGCCGTGATTCATGGCGAGGCTCAGTGTTCGGAGTCGGACATGGCTGACGGAAGGCATTCGCCGCCATGCGTACGCAACACCACGGGACACACGGGATTAGAGCTGCCTT GCAAACAACAAGCTCCGTTCCCTGGCATAGAGCTTCCAA TGATGATGGCTAAGGAGAAACCTCCCATTACTGTTGTTGGGGACGTGGGGGGAAGAATTGCCATCATTGTG GATGACATCATCGACGACGTAGGAGATTTTTTGGCGGCCGCTGAGATCCTGAAAGAAAGAGGCGCCTACAAAATTTACATCATGGCCACACATGGATTACTCTCTGCCGATGCGCCACGTCTCATAGAAGAGTCGGCTATTGATGAG gTGGTGGTGACCAACACAGTCCCGCATGAAGTGCAGAAGCTTCAGTGTCCCAAAATCAAAACGGTGGACGTCAGTATGATCCTGGCTGAGGCCATCCGTCGTATCCATAACGGCGAGTCCATGGCTTACTTATTCCGCAACATTGCTGTGGACGACTAA